From Camelina sativa cultivar DH55 chromosome 7, Cs, whole genome shotgun sequence, one genomic window encodes:
- the LOC104701995 gene encoding leucine-rich repeat receptor-like protein kinase PEPR1 isoform X1 yields the protein MKNLVGLFKILLLFCLFLSIRLVSCLNSDGLTLLSLLKHLDKVPPELTSTWKVNASEATPCNWFGITCDDSKNVDSLNFTRSRVSGQLGPEIGELKSLQVLDLSSNNFSGTIPSTLGNCTKLVSLDLSENSFSGEIPDTLGSLKSLELLYLYTNFLTGELPESLFRIPKLQILNLEYNNLTGPIPQSIGEAKEIVDLRMFENQLSGNIPDSIGNCSGLQILYLHRNKLVGSLPESLNLLGNLTDLFVGNNSLGGPLRLGSPNCKNLLTLDLSYNKFEGGVPPELGNCSNLDALVIVDGNLSGTIPPSLGLLNKLTDINLSENRLSGSIPAELGNCSSLNLLKLNNNQLGGEIPSTLGKLKKLESLELFENRFSGEIPMEIWKSQSLTQLLVYQNNLTGELPVEMAQMKRLKIATLFNNSFYGPIPPGLGVNSSLEEIDFIDNKLTGQIPPNLCHGRKLSILNLGTNQLHGTIPTSIGNCKTITRFILRENNLSGLLPEFSQDHSLQFLDFNSNNFEGPIPGSLGSCRNLSSINLSRNKLTGQIPSQLGNLQSLGYLNLSRNLLEGPLPAQLSKCVNFERFDVGYNSLNGSIPSEFSNWKGLATLVLNDNRFSGGIPQFFPELRKLSTLQIAQNAFGGEIPSSLGSIEVLTYDLDLSGNGLTGDIPSKLGDLDRLTRLNISNNNLTGSLSVLENLESLLRVDVSNNLFNGSIPVHLKKELISDLSMFSGNPSLCFPRSFSGSNNSHSGLKYCKNQSGLSTWKIALIAVISSIFVLVVVLALVLICLRRRKGRPEKEEDAYVFTQEEGPSLLLNKVLAATDNLNEKYIIGRGAHGVVYRASLGSGKVYAVKRLVFASHIRANQSMMREIDTIGQVRHRNLIKLEGFWLRKDDGLMLYRYMPKGSLYDVLHGVSPKDNTLDWSARFNVALGVAHGLSYLHYDCHPPIVHRDIKPENILMDSDLEPHIGDFGLARLLDDSTVSTATVTGTTGYIAPENAYKTVRGRESDVYSYGVVLLEMVTRKKAVDKSFPDSTDIVSWVRSVLSSSKDNNVEDMVTTIVDPTLVDELLDSNLREQVIQVTELALSCTDKDPGMRPTMRDAVKLLEDVKYLERSCPSERSYSTV from the exons ATGAAGAATCTTGTTGGGTTGtttaaaattcttcttcttttctgtctctttctctcgatccgtttagtttcttgtttaaacTCGGATGGGTTAACTCTACTCTCGCTTCTGAAGCATTTAGACAAAGTGCCACCGGAACTAACTTCGACATGGAAGGTGAACGCATCTGAAGCCACTCCATGTAACTGGTTTGGTATCACTTGTGACGATTCTAAGAATGTTGATTCTCTCAACTTCACTCGTTCTAGGGTTTCAGGTCAGTTGGGTCCTGAAATTGGAGAGCTCAAAAGCTTGCAGGTTTTGGATCTGAGTAGTAACAATTTCTCTGGAACTATACCTTCCACTTTAGGAAACTGTACCAAGCTCGTTTCTTTAGATTTATCTGAAAACAGTTTCTCCGGTGAGATCCCAGATACTCTTGGTAGCTTGAAGAGCTTGGAGTTGCTTTATCTTTACACAAACTTCCTCACCGGTGAGTTACCTGAATCCTTGTTTCGAATTCCCAAGTTGCAGATTCTAAATCTGGAGTACAACAATTTAACAGGTCCGATTCCTCAAAGTATCGGTGAAGCTAAGGAGATAGTGGATCTGCGTATGTTTGAGAATCAGTTATCTGGTAACATCCCTGACTCGATTGGGAACTGCAGTGGTTTGCAGATTCTGTATCTCCACAGGAACAAGTTAGTTGGTTCGTTACCTGAAAGTCTTAATCTTTTGGGGAATCTCACTGATCTGTTTGTTGGTAACAACAGCCTAGGAGGGCCGTTACGTTTAGGCTCACCAAACTGCAAGAATCTGTTGACTTTAGATTTGTCTTACAATAAATTCGAAGGTGGTGTCCCTCCTGAATTGGGGAATTGCAGTAACCTTGACGCTCTAGTTATTGTGGATGGTAACTTATCAGGTACAATCCCTCCTTCATTGGGTCTGTTAAACAAGCTTACAGATATAAACCTTTCAGAGAATCGTCTCTCTGGGAGTATCCCCGCGGAGCTTGGGAACTGTAGTAGCTTGAACTTGTTGAAGCTGAACAACAACCAGCTTGGAGGGGAGATACCTAGTACATTAGGGAAGCTGAAGAAGCTAGAAAGTTTAGAGCTTTTCGAAAACCGGTTCTCGGGTGAGATTCCTATGGAGATATGGAAGAGTCAGAGTCTTACGCAGTTGCTGGTTTATCAAAACAATCTCACAGGAGAACTACCTGTGGAAATGGCCCAGATGAAGCGTCTAAAGATCGCTACGCTCTTCAACAACAGCTTTTATGGACCAATACCGCCGGGTTTAGGTGTGAACAGCAGCTTAGAAGAGATTGACTTTATTGATAACAAACTCACAGGACAGATACCTCCGAATCTATGCCATGGAAGGAAGTTGAGTATTCTCAATTTGGGTACTAATCAGCTTCACGGTACAATACCAACTTCTATTGGTAACTGTAAGACCATCACGAGATTCATCCTTAGAGAAAACAACCTTTCAGGTCTTCTTCCTGAGTTTTCTCAGGATCATAGCCTTCAATTTCTTGATTTCAATAGCAACAACTTTGAAGGACCAATCCCGGGGAGCCTCGGAAGCTGTAGGAATCTCTCTAGCATCAACCTGTCTCGAAACAAACTCACAGGACAGATACCTTCACAACTTGGGAATCTACAAAGCCTTGGCTATTTGAATCTTTCACGTAATCTTCTTGAAGGCCCTTTACCAGCCCAGCTGTCTAAGTGTGTGAATTTTGAGCGTTTTGATGTTGGCTACAACTCATTAAACGGTTCGATTCCTTCAGAGTTTAGTAACTGGAAAGGCTTGGCGACTTTGGTTCTCAACGATAACCGGTTTTCAGGAGGTATTCCACAGTTCTTTCCTGAGCTTAGAAAGCTGTCAACTCTGCAGATAGCTCAAAATGCTTTTGGTGGTGAGATTCCTTCGTCTCTTGGGTCGATAGAGGTTCTGACTTATGATTTGGACCTTAGCGGAAACGGATTGACAGGTGATATTCCTTCCAAGTTGGGGGATCTTGACAGACTAACAAGACTCAACATATCCAACAACAATTTGACAGGTTCATTGTCGGTTCTTGAGAATCTTGAATCATTGCTGCGTGTTGATGTCTCGAACAATCTGTTCAATGGTTCAATACCGGTACACTTAAAGAAAGAGTTGATCTCTGACCTTTCGATGTTTTCAGGAAATCCCAGTCTCTGCTTTCCACGTTCCTTCTCTGGTAGCAACAATAGCCACAGCGGATTGAAGTACTGCAAGAATCAAAGTGGCCTCAGCACCTGGAAGATTGCACTTATAGCGGTCATATCCTCTATATTTGTCTTGGTTGTGGTTCTTGCCCTTGTTTTAATTTGCCTACGCCGACGCAAAGGAAGAccagagaaagaggaagatgcTTATGTCTTCACACAGGAGGAAGGCCCATCTTTGTTGCTGAACAAAGTTCTTGCAGCAACTGACAATCTAAATGAAAAGTATATCATTGGAAGAGGAGCTCACGGAGTTGTATACAGAGCTTCTTTAGGCTCGGGAAAGGTCTACGCTGTGAAGAGACTCGTCTTTGCATCTCACATCCGGGCGAACCAGAGTATGATGAGAGAGATCGATACCATTGGTCAAGTCAGGCACAGGAATCTGATTAAGTTAGAAGGGTTTTGGCTGAGGAAAGACGATGGTTTGATGTTGTATAGATACATGCCCAAAGGAAGCCTGTACGATGTTCTCCACGGCGTTAGTCCAAAAGATAATACGCTAGATTGGTCTGCACGGTTCAACGTAGCGCTTGGTGTTGCTCACGGACTGTCCTATCTACACTATGACTGTCATCCCCCGATTGTTCACCGTGacatcaaaccagaaaacataCTCATGGACTCAGACTTGGAGCCTCACATTGGGGATTTTGGTTTGGCTCGCCTTCTTGATGACTCAACGGTTTCAACTGCAACTGTTACAGGCACCACCGGGTACATTGCACCAG AAAACGCATACAAAACCGTAAGGGGAAGAGAATCAGATGTTTACAGTTACGGAGTTGTGCTGCTCGAGATGGTAACAAGGAAGAAAGCGGTGGACAAATCCTTCCCGGACAGTACAGATATAGTAAGCTGGGTGAGATCAGTGTTGAGCAGTAGCAAGGACAACAATGTGGAAGACATGGTGACAACAATCGTCGATCCTACTCTCGTGGACGAGCTTCTGGATTCGAATCTTAGGGAACAGGTGATTCAAGTGACGGAACTGGCACTGAGCTGTACTGATAAAGATCCGGGAATGAGACCAACGATGAGAGATGCGGTGAAACTGTTGGAAGATGTCAAGTATCTTGAAAGAAGTTGCCCCTCTGAAAGAAGTTACTCTACTGTGTAG
- the LOC104701994 gene encoding uncharacterized protein LOC104701994 has translation MKIGAVRESGLIRTPVLTPAVDGSIHRKRKPQLAFPLSNRLYRGVVLAVRGGRGYESPWDEKPYETLPNGKRVYVDESDVVTFLDPPKELIPLDPASFNPAAYLWKKIEEIPEERRHHLLQLLEPRLISRAWEIASTRYDNPKLAKMTASRLFSTGDAEISLEYFNCRTSQGPLIISWISFFKMAVFRSSNGQTYGRVCGGPVVSTLANALSPLYFEVTEAMEVMATEEPCDVACKFGDGLLAIEDYPQGFPRPSKHPYPFNDSVVIYIRHIGPGVCVGQAWQEGKELQQVPQRLCSDILMVKQYR, from the exons ATGAAGATAGGGGCGGTACGGGAGAGTGGGCTTATACGGACTCCGGTACTCACGCCGGCGGTTGACGGCTCGATTCACCGGAAGAGAAAGCCGCAGCTTGCGTTTCCTCTCTCGAACA GGTTGTATCGTGGTGTGGTTTTGGCTGTTCGTGGAGGGAGAGGATATGAATCTCCATGGGATGAAAAACCTTATGAAACTCTTCCTAATGGTAAAAGGGTTTATGTTGATGAATCTGATGTTGTGACGTTTCTTGATCCCCCCAAGGAGTTGATTCCATTGGACCCTGCTTCATTTAACCCGGCTGCTTATCTATG GAAGAAGATTGAAGAGATCCCCGAAGAGAGGCGCCACCATTTGCTGCAATTATTAGAGCCGAG GCTTATATCACGAGCATGGGAAATAGCAAGCACTCGTTACGACAATCCAAAGCTAGCCAAAATGACTGCTTCCAGGTTATTCTCTACTGGAGATGCGGAAATTTCACTCGAATACTTTAACTGCCGAACAAGTCAGG GTCCGCTAATCATATCTTGGATAAGTTTCTTCAAGATG GCTGTGTTTCGCTCCAGCAACGGACAGACCTATGGGCGAGTTTGTG GTGGACCAGTAGTTTCAACCCTTGCCAATGCTCTTAGTCCTCTATACTTTGAGGTTACAGAAGCTATGGAAGTAATGGCCACAGAGGAACCCTGTGATGTAGCATGCAAATTTGGCGATGGGCTTCTTGCTATTGAAGATTACCCACAAGGCTTTCCTCGACCAT CAAAGCATCCGTATCCATTCAACGACAGCGTCGTCATATACATACGGCATATAGGTCCGGGTGTATGCGTAGGACAGGCATGGCAAGAAGGTAAAGAACTGCAACAAGTGCCTCAAAGATTATGCTCCGACATTCTTATGGTCAAACAATACAGATGA
- the LOC104701995 gene encoding leucine-rich repeat receptor-like protein kinase PEPR1 isoform X3 — translation MKNLVGLFKILLLFCLFLSIRLVSCLNSDGLTLLSLLKHLDKVPPELTSTWKVNASEATPCNWFGITCDDSKNVDSLNFTRSRVSGQLGPEIGELKSLQVLDLSSNNFSGTIPSTLGNCTKLVSLDLSENSFSGEIPDTLGSLKSLELLYLYTNFLTGELPESLFRIPKLQILNLEYNNLTGPIPQSIGEAKEIVDLRMFENQLSGNIPDSIGNCSGLQILYLHRNKLVGSLPESLNLLGNLTDLFVGNNSLGGPLRLGSPNCKNLLTLDLSYNKFEGGVPPELGNCSNLDALVIVDGNLSGTIPPSLGLLNKLTDINLSENRLSGSIPAELGNCSSLNLLKLNNNQLGGEIPSTLGKLKKLESLELFENRFSGEIPMEIWKSQSLTQLLVYQNNLTGELPVEMAQMKRLKIATLFNNSFYGPIPPGLGVNSSLEEIDFIDNKLTGQIPPNLCHGRKLSILNLGTNQLHGTIPTSIGNCKTITRFILRENNLSGLLPEFSQDHSLQFLDFNSNNFEGPIPGSLGSCRNLSSINLSRNKLTGQIPSQLGNLQSLGYLNLSRNLLEGPLPAQLSKCVNFERFDVGYNSLNGSIPSEFSNWKGLATLVLNDNRFSGGIPQFFPELRKLSTLQIAQNAFGGEIPSSLGSIEVLTYDLDLSGNGLTGDIPSKLGDLDRLTRLNISNNNLTGNPSLCFPRSFSGSNNSHSGLKYCKNQSGLSTWKIALIAVISSIFVLVVVLALVLICLRRRKGRPEKEEDAYVFTQEEGPSLLLNKVLAATDNLNEKYIIGRGAHGVVYRASLGSGKVYAVKRLVFASHIRANQSMMREIDTIGQVRHRNLIKLEGFWLRKDDGLMLYRYMPKGSLYDVLHGVSPKDNTLDWSARFNVALGVAHGLSYLHYDCHPPIVHRDIKPENILMDSDLEPHIGDFGLARLLDDSTVSTATVTGTTGYIAPENAYKTVRGRESDVYSYGVVLLEMVTRKKAVDKSFPDSTDIVSWVRSVLSSSKDNNVEDMVTTIVDPTLVDELLDSNLREQVIQVTELALSCTDKDPGMRPTMRDAVKLLEDVKYLERSCPSERSYSTV, via the exons ATGAAGAATCTTGTTGGGTTGtttaaaattcttcttcttttctgtctctttctctcgatccgtttagtttcttgtttaaacTCGGATGGGTTAACTCTACTCTCGCTTCTGAAGCATTTAGACAAAGTGCCACCGGAACTAACTTCGACATGGAAGGTGAACGCATCTGAAGCCACTCCATGTAACTGGTTTGGTATCACTTGTGACGATTCTAAGAATGTTGATTCTCTCAACTTCACTCGTTCTAGGGTTTCAGGTCAGTTGGGTCCTGAAATTGGAGAGCTCAAAAGCTTGCAGGTTTTGGATCTGAGTAGTAACAATTTCTCTGGAACTATACCTTCCACTTTAGGAAACTGTACCAAGCTCGTTTCTTTAGATTTATCTGAAAACAGTTTCTCCGGTGAGATCCCAGATACTCTTGGTAGCTTGAAGAGCTTGGAGTTGCTTTATCTTTACACAAACTTCCTCACCGGTGAGTTACCTGAATCCTTGTTTCGAATTCCCAAGTTGCAGATTCTAAATCTGGAGTACAACAATTTAACAGGTCCGATTCCTCAAAGTATCGGTGAAGCTAAGGAGATAGTGGATCTGCGTATGTTTGAGAATCAGTTATCTGGTAACATCCCTGACTCGATTGGGAACTGCAGTGGTTTGCAGATTCTGTATCTCCACAGGAACAAGTTAGTTGGTTCGTTACCTGAAAGTCTTAATCTTTTGGGGAATCTCACTGATCTGTTTGTTGGTAACAACAGCCTAGGAGGGCCGTTACGTTTAGGCTCACCAAACTGCAAGAATCTGTTGACTTTAGATTTGTCTTACAATAAATTCGAAGGTGGTGTCCCTCCTGAATTGGGGAATTGCAGTAACCTTGACGCTCTAGTTATTGTGGATGGTAACTTATCAGGTACAATCCCTCCTTCATTGGGTCTGTTAAACAAGCTTACAGATATAAACCTTTCAGAGAATCGTCTCTCTGGGAGTATCCCCGCGGAGCTTGGGAACTGTAGTAGCTTGAACTTGTTGAAGCTGAACAACAACCAGCTTGGAGGGGAGATACCTAGTACATTAGGGAAGCTGAAGAAGCTAGAAAGTTTAGAGCTTTTCGAAAACCGGTTCTCGGGTGAGATTCCTATGGAGATATGGAAGAGTCAGAGTCTTACGCAGTTGCTGGTTTATCAAAACAATCTCACAGGAGAACTACCTGTGGAAATGGCCCAGATGAAGCGTCTAAAGATCGCTACGCTCTTCAACAACAGCTTTTATGGACCAATACCGCCGGGTTTAGGTGTGAACAGCAGCTTAGAAGAGATTGACTTTATTGATAACAAACTCACAGGACAGATACCTCCGAATCTATGCCATGGAAGGAAGTTGAGTATTCTCAATTTGGGTACTAATCAGCTTCACGGTACAATACCAACTTCTATTGGTAACTGTAAGACCATCACGAGATTCATCCTTAGAGAAAACAACCTTTCAGGTCTTCTTCCTGAGTTTTCTCAGGATCATAGCCTTCAATTTCTTGATTTCAATAGCAACAACTTTGAAGGACCAATCCCGGGGAGCCTCGGAAGCTGTAGGAATCTCTCTAGCATCAACCTGTCTCGAAACAAACTCACAGGACAGATACCTTCACAACTTGGGAATCTACAAAGCCTTGGCTATTTGAATCTTTCACGTAATCTTCTTGAAGGCCCTTTACCAGCCCAGCTGTCTAAGTGTGTGAATTTTGAGCGTTTTGATGTTGGCTACAACTCATTAAACGGTTCGATTCCTTCAGAGTTTAGTAACTGGAAAGGCTTGGCGACTTTGGTTCTCAACGATAACCGGTTTTCAGGAGGTATTCCACAGTTCTTTCCTGAGCTTAGAAAGCTGTCAACTCTGCAGATAGCTCAAAATGCTTTTGGTGGTGAGATTCCTTCGTCTCTTGGGTCGATAGAGGTTCTGACTTATGATTTGGACCTTAGCGGAAACGGATTGACAGGTGATATTCCTTCCAAGTTGGGGGATCTTGACAGACTAACAAGACTCAACATATCCAACAACAATTTGACAG GAAATCCCAGTCTCTGCTTTCCACGTTCCTTCTCTGGTAGCAACAATAGCCACAGCGGATTGAAGTACTGCAAGAATCAAAGTGGCCTCAGCACCTGGAAGATTGCACTTATAGCGGTCATATCCTCTATATTTGTCTTGGTTGTGGTTCTTGCCCTTGTTTTAATTTGCCTACGCCGACGCAAAGGAAGAccagagaaagaggaagatgcTTATGTCTTCACACAGGAGGAAGGCCCATCTTTGTTGCTGAACAAAGTTCTTGCAGCAACTGACAATCTAAATGAAAAGTATATCATTGGAAGAGGAGCTCACGGAGTTGTATACAGAGCTTCTTTAGGCTCGGGAAAGGTCTACGCTGTGAAGAGACTCGTCTTTGCATCTCACATCCGGGCGAACCAGAGTATGATGAGAGAGATCGATACCATTGGTCAAGTCAGGCACAGGAATCTGATTAAGTTAGAAGGGTTTTGGCTGAGGAAAGACGATGGTTTGATGTTGTATAGATACATGCCCAAAGGAAGCCTGTACGATGTTCTCCACGGCGTTAGTCCAAAAGATAATACGCTAGATTGGTCTGCACGGTTCAACGTAGCGCTTGGTGTTGCTCACGGACTGTCCTATCTACACTATGACTGTCATCCCCCGATTGTTCACCGTGacatcaaaccagaaaacataCTCATGGACTCAGACTTGGAGCCTCACATTGGGGATTTTGGTTTGGCTCGCCTTCTTGATGACTCAACGGTTTCAACTGCAACTGTTACAGGCACCACCGGGTACATTGCACCAG AAAACGCATACAAAACCGTAAGGGGAAGAGAATCAGATGTTTACAGTTACGGAGTTGTGCTGCTCGAGATGGTAACAAGGAAGAAAGCGGTGGACAAATCCTTCCCGGACAGTACAGATATAGTAAGCTGGGTGAGATCAGTGTTGAGCAGTAGCAAGGACAACAATGTGGAAGACATGGTGACAACAATCGTCGATCCTACTCTCGTGGACGAGCTTCTGGATTCGAATCTTAGGGAACAGGTGATTCAAGTGACGGAACTGGCACTGAGCTGTACTGATAAAGATCCGGGAATGAGACCAACGATGAGAGATGCGGTGAAACTGTTGGAAGATGTCAAGTATCTTGAAAGAAGTTGCCCCTCTGAAAGAAGTTACTCTACTGTGTAG
- the LOC104701995 gene encoding leucine-rich repeat receptor-like protein kinase PEPR1 isoform X2 has protein sequence MKNLVGLFKILLLFCLFLSIRLVSCLNSDGLTLLSLLKHLDKVPPELTSTWKVNASEATPCNWFGITCDDSKNVDSLNFTRSRVSGQLGPEIGELKSLQVLDLSSNNFSGTIPSTLGNCTKLVSLDLSENSFSGEIPDTLGSLKSLELLYLYTNFLTGPIPQSIGEAKEIVDLRMFENQLSGNIPDSIGNCSGLQILYLHRNKLVGSLPESLNLLGNLTDLFVGNNSLGGPLRLGSPNCKNLLTLDLSYNKFEGGVPPELGNCSNLDALVIVDGNLSGTIPPSLGLLNKLTDINLSENRLSGSIPAELGNCSSLNLLKLNNNQLGGEIPSTLGKLKKLESLELFENRFSGEIPMEIWKSQSLTQLLVYQNNLTGELPVEMAQMKRLKIATLFNNSFYGPIPPGLGVNSSLEEIDFIDNKLTGQIPPNLCHGRKLSILNLGTNQLHGTIPTSIGNCKTITRFILRENNLSGLLPEFSQDHSLQFLDFNSNNFEGPIPGSLGSCRNLSSINLSRNKLTGQIPSQLGNLQSLGYLNLSRNLLEGPLPAQLSKCVNFERFDVGYNSLNGSIPSEFSNWKGLATLVLNDNRFSGGIPQFFPELRKLSTLQIAQNAFGGEIPSSLGSIEVLTYDLDLSGNGLTGDIPSKLGDLDRLTRLNISNNNLTGSLSVLENLESLLRVDVSNNLFNGSIPVHLKKELISDLSMFSGNPSLCFPRSFSGSNNSHSGLKYCKNQSGLSTWKIALIAVISSIFVLVVVLALVLICLRRRKGRPEKEEDAYVFTQEEGPSLLLNKVLAATDNLNEKYIIGRGAHGVVYRASLGSGKVYAVKRLVFASHIRANQSMMREIDTIGQVRHRNLIKLEGFWLRKDDGLMLYRYMPKGSLYDVLHGVSPKDNTLDWSARFNVALGVAHGLSYLHYDCHPPIVHRDIKPENILMDSDLEPHIGDFGLARLLDDSTVSTATVTGTTGYIAPENAYKTVRGRESDVYSYGVVLLEMVTRKKAVDKSFPDSTDIVSWVRSVLSSSKDNNVEDMVTTIVDPTLVDELLDSNLREQVIQVTELALSCTDKDPGMRPTMRDAVKLLEDVKYLERSCPSERSYSTV, from the exons ATGAAGAATCTTGTTGGGTTGtttaaaattcttcttcttttctgtctctttctctcgatccgtttagtttcttgtttaaacTCGGATGGGTTAACTCTACTCTCGCTTCTGAAGCATTTAGACAAAGTGCCACCGGAACTAACTTCGACATGGAAGGTGAACGCATCTGAAGCCACTCCATGTAACTGGTTTGGTATCACTTGTGACGATTCTAAGAATGTTGATTCTCTCAACTTCACTCGTTCTAGGGTTTCAGGTCAGTTGGGTCCTGAAATTGGAGAGCTCAAAAGCTTGCAGGTTTTGGATCTGAGTAGTAACAATTTCTCTGGAACTATACCTTCCACTTTAGGAAACTGTACCAAGCTCGTTTCTTTAGATTTATCTGAAAACAGTTTCTCCGGTGAGATCCCAGATACTCTTGGTAGCTTGAAGAGCTTGGAGTTGCTTTATCTTTACACAAACTTCCTCACCG GTCCGATTCCTCAAAGTATCGGTGAAGCTAAGGAGATAGTGGATCTGCGTATGTTTGAGAATCAGTTATCTGGTAACATCCCTGACTCGATTGGGAACTGCAGTGGTTTGCAGATTCTGTATCTCCACAGGAACAAGTTAGTTGGTTCGTTACCTGAAAGTCTTAATCTTTTGGGGAATCTCACTGATCTGTTTGTTGGTAACAACAGCCTAGGAGGGCCGTTACGTTTAGGCTCACCAAACTGCAAGAATCTGTTGACTTTAGATTTGTCTTACAATAAATTCGAAGGTGGTGTCCCTCCTGAATTGGGGAATTGCAGTAACCTTGACGCTCTAGTTATTGTGGATGGTAACTTATCAGGTACAATCCCTCCTTCATTGGGTCTGTTAAACAAGCTTACAGATATAAACCTTTCAGAGAATCGTCTCTCTGGGAGTATCCCCGCGGAGCTTGGGAACTGTAGTAGCTTGAACTTGTTGAAGCTGAACAACAACCAGCTTGGAGGGGAGATACCTAGTACATTAGGGAAGCTGAAGAAGCTAGAAAGTTTAGAGCTTTTCGAAAACCGGTTCTCGGGTGAGATTCCTATGGAGATATGGAAGAGTCAGAGTCTTACGCAGTTGCTGGTTTATCAAAACAATCTCACAGGAGAACTACCTGTGGAAATGGCCCAGATGAAGCGTCTAAAGATCGCTACGCTCTTCAACAACAGCTTTTATGGACCAATACCGCCGGGTTTAGGTGTGAACAGCAGCTTAGAAGAGATTGACTTTATTGATAACAAACTCACAGGACAGATACCTCCGAATCTATGCCATGGAAGGAAGTTGAGTATTCTCAATTTGGGTACTAATCAGCTTCACGGTACAATACCAACTTCTATTGGTAACTGTAAGACCATCACGAGATTCATCCTTAGAGAAAACAACCTTTCAGGTCTTCTTCCTGAGTTTTCTCAGGATCATAGCCTTCAATTTCTTGATTTCAATAGCAACAACTTTGAAGGACCAATCCCGGGGAGCCTCGGAAGCTGTAGGAATCTCTCTAGCATCAACCTGTCTCGAAACAAACTCACAGGACAGATACCTTCACAACTTGGGAATCTACAAAGCCTTGGCTATTTGAATCTTTCACGTAATCTTCTTGAAGGCCCTTTACCAGCCCAGCTGTCTAAGTGTGTGAATTTTGAGCGTTTTGATGTTGGCTACAACTCATTAAACGGTTCGATTCCTTCAGAGTTTAGTAACTGGAAAGGCTTGGCGACTTTGGTTCTCAACGATAACCGGTTTTCAGGAGGTATTCCACAGTTCTTTCCTGAGCTTAGAAAGCTGTCAACTCTGCAGATAGCTCAAAATGCTTTTGGTGGTGAGATTCCTTCGTCTCTTGGGTCGATAGAGGTTCTGACTTATGATTTGGACCTTAGCGGAAACGGATTGACAGGTGATATTCCTTCCAAGTTGGGGGATCTTGACAGACTAACAAGACTCAACATATCCAACAACAATTTGACAGGTTCATTGTCGGTTCTTGAGAATCTTGAATCATTGCTGCGTGTTGATGTCTCGAACAATCTGTTCAATGGTTCAATACCGGTACACTTAAAGAAAGAGTTGATCTCTGACCTTTCGATGTTTTCAGGAAATCCCAGTCTCTGCTTTCCACGTTCCTTCTCTGGTAGCAACAATAGCCACAGCGGATTGAAGTACTGCAAGAATCAAAGTGGCCTCAGCACCTGGAAGATTGCACTTATAGCGGTCATATCCTCTATATTTGTCTTGGTTGTGGTTCTTGCCCTTGTTTTAATTTGCCTACGCCGACGCAAAGGAAGAccagagaaagaggaagatgcTTATGTCTTCACACAGGAGGAAGGCCCATCTTTGTTGCTGAACAAAGTTCTTGCAGCAACTGACAATCTAAATGAAAAGTATATCATTGGAAGAGGAGCTCACGGAGTTGTATACAGAGCTTCTTTAGGCTCGGGAAAGGTCTACGCTGTGAAGAGACTCGTCTTTGCATCTCACATCCGGGCGAACCAGAGTATGATGAGAGAGATCGATACCATTGGTCAAGTCAGGCACAGGAATCTGATTAAGTTAGAAGGGTTTTGGCTGAGGAAAGACGATGGTTTGATGTTGTATAGATACATGCCCAAAGGAAGCCTGTACGATGTTCTCCACGGCGTTAGTCCAAAAGATAATACGCTAGATTGGTCTGCACGGTTCAACGTAGCGCTTGGTGTTGCTCACGGACTGTCCTATCTACACTATGACTGTCATCCCCCGATTGTTCACCGTGacatcaaaccagaaaacataCTCATGGACTCAGACTTGGAGCCTCACATTGGGGATTTTGGTTTGGCTCGCCTTCTTGATGACTCAACGGTTTCAACTGCAACTGTTACAGGCACCACCGGGTACATTGCACCAG AAAACGCATACAAAACCGTAAGGGGAAGAGAATCAGATGTTTACAGTTACGGAGTTGTGCTGCTCGAGATGGTAACAAGGAAGAAAGCGGTGGACAAATCCTTCCCGGACAGTACAGATATAGTAAGCTGGGTGAGATCAGTGTTGAGCAGTAGCAAGGACAACAATGTGGAAGACATGGTGACAACAATCGTCGATCCTACTCTCGTGGACGAGCTTCTGGATTCGAATCTTAGGGAACAGGTGATTCAAGTGACGGAACTGGCACTGAGCTGTACTGATAAAGATCCGGGAATGAGACCAACGATGAGAGATGCGGTGAAACTGTTGGAAGATGTCAAGTATCTTGAAAGAAGTTGCCCCTCTGAAAGAAGTTACTCTACTGTGTAG